Part of the Diprion similis isolate iyDipSimi1 chromosome 10, iyDipSimi1.1, whole genome shotgun sequence genome, CCCTGACATTTGCGGCTGGCTGGTTTCAGGCTGCTGATGCAGCAGCGACTTTTCACCCTCTGCACTTGCTTTATCAGGCTGCTGCACTGTCGGGTACGAGACCTGGTGACTTGTCGACTCCACTTCGCCGTAGTACGAATACCGACCCGCCAGGAGTTCCGAGAAAGGTTCGAGTTTTCCGAGCTGCTGGTGATGTTGATGGTGGTGCTGATGGTGGACTGAGCTCATTGTTGGCTGCTGAACAGAATTCAGGTTCGTATAATGTGACGGCGGGCCCTCGTCTTGCTGGACGTAGTTTGTCTCGTAATTAGATGGCGCTTGCTGATGACAAGCGACCGACATCGATGTCACCACGTTACCGGCACCCTGGAAAATGACATTCACCCCGATTAGTTTCGAAATCTAGCTGTTTTGTGAAGTGATGCTTTCTGGACTGGTAGAAGGGTTAACCACAGTGACCGTTTCTCGGGTTCAGGTACCTCGCAACTTCGATAATTTACTGAGCTTCGAAAAATAACATTTAcaagatatcaaaaaattcttttttacggtatgggcattaaaaagtccactttttgtggcagttttcgttccgtcaagtgacgctttatacggcagcgaacaaagttacggaataaagtctttattccgcagtttttatgcgcagttcgaagtgcgcatcccaaactacCGAATAAaggagcttcgtcgaacagatcgcgacataacctcactcttcgttttgcttttcaatgcccataccgtaaaaaatattctatgtgGCATGcttgtaaaccgttttttggctcggataatttcagtactcgcttccggctcgccttcagctcgtcctgaaatctttatccttgccaaaaaaacaggcggtttacgggcatgccacaaaAATAGCTATTATAAGTGGTTTGCGAAGCTACTGAGCATTGGTTACCCCCTCGACGACAGCCGATTACACTGATAGTCATATTGTATTGGTGATCACCATGGGATCCGTGACGTAGCCGCCATAGTGAGAAAACCCTTGAGGCGTGTGACTGACGGATTGAAATTGATGATGAAATTGTCCCCTGGAAGTGGACGGGAGTGGTTGGTAGGACTGGTAGTCCTGGTAGGTGTTCTGTTGGAACTGTTGAACGGAATGAGCCGCGTCTCCGCCGTTGGAAAACTGCTGGAAGGGTGGATCCACGAACTCGGCTGGATGAAGAAGCTTTCTCTGATgatggtggtgatggtggtggtgatgaTGCTGCGGCTGACCTTGAGCTCCGCTATCACCGGTATCCTCACCGCACGTCTGGTAGCAGTCATCCCGGATGGCGTACAAGTCCAGACTGTCTTCCCTGGTCCCCGGTATCGTAGGTTGCTGACAGGAGCCGACTTCCGGTGGTGGGTTCGTATAGTGCAGGGTCGTGAACCCGCCTCCATTCACGGCGCAGGAACCTTCGCCGCTTTCCATGCTGACTGGCAAACCACGCTGCGCGTCAAGGTCACGGAGGTCAGCGCAGTCTTCGTCTCGGTGCTTCTTTTCCAGTTCCAAACGCATCAGTGTATGAATAAAGTGCGTCCGAACTCTTACTGGGTTGAACTCTATCCTGCCCGAACTGTTCGCGCAACCGTCGCGCGAACAGCCGCAAGGAAAACCGGCACGATCCACCTGTGGGtagttaaaatattatttagaaGTTATTTTAGGGTTCTGGGATTCGAActgcattcaattttcaaccgatTTAGGATTTCCTGTGCAGTCAGATTCGCAGTCGTATTTTATAGGTCTTCAAACATGTCGCACAAATTTTGGGCACTTGTTGAGGTATTCAAGCTATGTGACATTGAATGAGATCTGATCATTCCAACGTCATCACCGATAATCCCGCAGTGATTTTGAGGTAGTATCAAAAGTTTGAGGTCACTCCCCAAGTAATGTCATGATCGATTTGATGGGTTGCAAGTTCCACATCATTTCCGGTCGGGTTGACGATGATTCATGGATATTTTGACGATGAAAACGACAACCACATCAGTATAATAATGTCAATTCACTTACCTGACATTTAACGTGAGCCCTACTGCAAGGGCAGCTTTCAGGGTCACAATATCCTTTGCAACCACATCCGCAGTGTTTCCTACTGGCCCGAATGTCACGACACTCGTCTTTTTCGACAGTGTCGATTTTTTGCACCCCAGCAGCTCTGAGAAGGGCCCGTCTCTGCCAGGTGGGAACTGGGAGGAGGAAGTAGTAGCTGTCGATGTCGAGTTCCTCGGCGTCACTTGGTTCCTCGTCGGTGTCATCGCTGGGGTCCTCGGAGCTCGAAGCAGCTTCAACAACGTTGTTCGCAGCCCGTTCTGATCGCAACTGAGCCAGCCTGGCGCGGTGAATCCGGCGCTGTTCAGCCGCGTGTTCCGTCAGCGAGAACCTCTCAGCGTGCGTGTGTGCCGCGCTCATGCCAAGCGTACTTCCGCCCTGATAAAGACATCATTCACGGGTATTGTAACTCAccgaaaagagaaataaaacaataatccTAACCTGTGACGGCACGCAGGTGAAACCCTGCGCCCTCGGGAAATAGTAAACCGTCACCGCGTCGAATTGGATGTTCcgcttttttttctgtgactCGTCAGGGTTCAACCTCTTCGCGTCTGGTTCGCCCTCCATGCAGTCCGTCAATCGCCTCTTTAGATTGCTTTTCGGCGGACTTTGAAGTGTGGGGAGTATTGGGATTGCCAAAAGGTCGGGCCTCTGCACCTCAGATCCAGACATCATTTCCGCGTCT contains:
- the LOC124410976 gene encoding uncharacterized protein LOC124410976; translated protein: MESPPAPDRVVNAVREDATTSESGSSSLGSTIAEENPGSVTTSLVLEPSNEHQAIPVPADFLPIKMEIRKMGVEISDERAEQLKNDVRRLSPEVVSLRERTLGEISLTPDSSFCEIAGETNDEEVPTEQKVSESTSRSAEKHLVTEDDLRVRLSRHQETEHESSSWWSRNVKCDSEVVSGEELVMVARNDQKVENSESGSVGEVENGVGRTEQTASSPRAVIQKLAEGEEIVFAGADVARVQLQASPMTNGLGFIVACPEASPCSTTESAEDPLRDAETETDSDCSSEPAAICAATEPVESLQTRSDSTDIIVDCDMVQSNRPQTFTEDSAESLALAAGAGDEVRSDGSDSGLGGEIAGEPGPAPAPESDSETSFLDRIPNEILSNKDKASEQLDTFEPVKGDAEMMSGSEVQRPDLLAIPILPTLQSPPKSNLKRRLTDCMEGEPDAKRLNPDESQKKKRNIQFDAVTVYYFPRAQGFTCVPSQGGSTLGMSAAHTHAERFSLTEHAAEQRRIHRARLAQLRSERAANNVVEAASSSEDPSDDTDEEPSDAEELDIDSYYFLLPVPTWQRRALLRAAGVQKIDTVEKDECRDIRASRKHCGCGCKGYCDPESCPCSRAHVKCQVDRAGFPCGCSRDGCANSSGRIEFNPVRVRTHFIHTLMRLELEKKHRDEDCADLRDLDAQRGLPVSMESGEGSCAVNGGGFTTLHYTNPPPEVGSCQQPTIPGTREDSLDLYAIRDDCYQTCGEDTGDSGAQGQPQHHHHHHHHHHQRKLLHPAEFVDPPFQQFSNGGDAAHSVQQFQQNTYQDYQSYQPLPSTSRGQFHHQFQSVSHTPQGFSHYGGYVTDPMGAGNVVTSMSVACHQQAPSNYETNYVQQDEGPPSHYTNLNSVQQPTMSSVHHQHHHQHHQQLGKLEPFSELLAGRYSYYGEVESTSHQVSYPTVQQPDKASAEGEKSLLHQQPETSQPQMSGQQNSGEDCGDENFGEIIKKSMVETVSA